A window from Dromaius novaehollandiae isolate bDroNov1 chromosome 1, bDroNov1.hap1, whole genome shotgun sequence encodes these proteins:
- the FBXL3 gene encoding F-box/LRR-repeat protein 3, translated as MKRGRKINEANNSSSEETAEKESKRHKITDEKNIVVQSPDWANLLQDIILQVFQYLPLLDRAHASQVCRSWNQVFHMPDLWRCFEFELNQPATSYLRATHPELIKQIIKRHSNHLQYVSFKVDSSKESAEAACDILSQLVNCSLKTLGLISTARPSFMDLPKSHFISALTVVFVNSKSLSSLKIDDTPVDDPSLKVLVANNSDTLKLLKMSSCPHVSPAGILCVADQCHGLRELALNYHLLSDELLLALSSEKHVRLEHLRIDVVSENPGQTQFHTIQKSSWDAFFKHSPKVNLVMYFFLYEEEFDPFFRYEIPVTHLYFGRSVSKDVLGRVGMTCPRLVELVVCANGLRPLDEELIRIAERCKYLSAVGLGECEVSCSAFVEFVRMCGGRLSQLSIMEEVLIPDQKYSLEQIHWEVSKHLGRVWFPDMMPTW; from the exons atGAAACGAGGAAGGAAAATTAATGAGGCTAACAACAGTTCATCTGAAGAAACAGCTGAGAAAGAATCCAAGAGACACAAGATTACAGATGAGAAAAACATAGTTGTGCAGAGTCCTGATTGGGCTAACCTGCTCCAAGACATTATCCTGCAGGTATTTCAGTACTTGCCCCTTCTGGATCGTGCTCATGCATCACAGGTCTGTCGGAGTTGGAACCAAGTGTTTCATATGCCTGATCTCTGGAGATGTTTTGAGTTTGAACTGAATCAACCAGCGACATCTTACTTGAGGGCTACACATCCTGAACTAATCAAGCAAATAATTAAGAGGCATTCCAATCATCTGCAGTATGTAAGCTTCAAG GTGGACAGTAGCAAGGAATCTGCAGAAGCAGCTTGTGATATTTTATCACAACTTGTGAATTGCTCTCTGAAAACACTTGGGCTAATTTCAACTGCCCGGCCAAGCTTCATGGATTTACCAAAG tctcaCTTTATTTCTGCACTGACAGTGGTGTTTGTAAACTCCAAATCCCTCTCTTCACTTAAGATTGATGATACACCAGTAGATGATCCATCTCTCAAAGTACTAGTGGCTAACAACAGTGACACGctcaaactgttaaaaatgagcAGTTGTCCTCATGTTTCTCCAGCTG GTATCCTTTGCGTGGCTGACCAGTGTCATGGTTTACGTGAGCTGGCACTGAACTACCATCTGCTGAGTGATGAGCTTCTGCTTGCTTTGTCTTCTGAAAAACACGTCAGATTAGAACATTTGCGTATTGATGTTGTCAGTGAAAATCCTGGACAGACTCAGTTCCACACGATTCAAAAAAGCAGCTGGGACGCTTTCTTCAAGCATTCTCCAAAAGTAAATTTAGTAATGTACTTTTTCTTGTATGAAGAAGAGTTTGACCCATTCTTTCGTTATGAAATACCTGTCACTCACCTTTACTTTGGAAGATCGGTAAGCAAAGATGTACTCGGCCGCGTTGGGATGACGTGTCCTCGGTTAGTCGAACTGGTTGTATGCGCTAATGGATTACGGCCACTGGATGAGGAGCTGATTCGTATTGCAGAACGTTGCAAGTATCTGTCGGCCGTTGGCCTAGGAGAGTGTGAAGTCTCTTGCAGTGCCTTTGTTGAGTTTGTCAGGATGTGTGGTGGTCGTCTCTCTCAGCTTTCTATTATGGAGGAAGTTTTGATTCCTGACCAGAAATACAGCTTAGAGCAGATTCATTGGGAAGTTTCAAAGCATCTTGGTAGAGTCTGGTTCCCAGACATGATGCCCACATGGTAA